Proteins encoded by one window of Martelella endophytica:
- the aroC gene encoding chorismate synthase, with amino-acid sequence MSHNTFGHMFRVTTWGESHGPALGCVIDGCPPGIAFTLADIQTYLDRRKPGQSRFVTQRREADEVKVLSGVLPQEDGVTFITTGTPISMMIENTDQRSKDYGEIARQYRPGHADYTYDVKYGLRDYRGGGRSSARETAARVAAGALARKVLPGVTYRGALTQIGKHKINRDNWNWDEVNNNPFFCPDPEMVPVWEEYLDGIRKAGSSVGAVVEVVAEGVPAGLGAPIYAKLDQDIAAGLMSINAVKGVEIGEGFNSAELTGEENADEMRIGNDGRPRFLSNHAGGILGGISTGEPIVARFAIKPTSSILTPRQSIDQDGKEVELRTKGRHDPCVGIRAVPIGEAMVACTVADHYLRDRGQTGRLD; translated from the coding sequence ATGTCGCACAATACATTCGGACACATGTTCCGCGTCACCACCTGGGGCGAAAGCCACGGGCCGGCGCTTGGCTGCGTCATCGATGGCTGCCCGCCCGGCATCGCCTTCACGCTTGCCGACATCCAGACCTATCTCGACCGTCGCAAGCCCGGCCAGTCGCGCTTCGTCACCCAGCGGCGCGAGGCCGATGAGGTGAAGGTGCTCTCCGGCGTGCTGCCGCAGGAAGATGGCGTCACCTTCATCACCACCGGCACGCCGATCTCGATGATGATCGAGAATACCGACCAGCGCTCCAAGGATTACGGCGAAATCGCCCGGCAGTATCGCCCCGGCCATGCCGATTATACCTACGACGTCAAATACGGGTTGCGCGACTATCGCGGCGGCGGCCGCTCGTCGGCTCGCGAGACGGCGGCCCGCGTTGCCGCCGGTGCTCTTGCCCGCAAGGTGCTGCCCGGTGTCACCTATCGCGGTGCGCTGACCCAGATCGGCAAGCACAAGATCAACCGCGACAACTGGAACTGGGACGAGGTCAACAACAACCCGTTCTTCTGCCCGGATCCGGAAATGGTGCCGGTCTGGGAAGAATATCTCGACGGCATCCGCAAGGCTGGCTCCTCCGTCGGCGCCGTGGTCGAGGTGGTAGCCGAGGGCGTGCCCGCCGGCCTTGGCGCACCGATCTATGCCAAGCTCGATCAGGACATCGCGGCGGGCCTGATGTCGATCAACGCCGTCAAGGGTGTCGAGATCGGCGAAGGCTTCAATTCGGCAGAGCTGACCGGTGAGGAGAACGCCGACGAGATGCGCATCGGCAATGACGGCCGCCCTCGCTTTCTCTCAAACCACGCCGGCGGCATTCTCGGCGGGATATCGACCGGCGAGCCGATCGTCGCCCGCTTCGCCATCAAGCCGACCTCATCGATCCTGACGCCGCGTCAGTCGATCGACCAGGACGGCAAGGAAGTGGAGCTGAGGACCAAGGGCCGCCACGACCCCTGCGTCGGCATCCGCGCCGTACCGATCGGCGAGGCGATGGTGGCCTGCACCGTTGCCGACCATTATCTGCGCGATCGCGGCCAGACGGGACGGCTCGACTGA
- a CDS encoding histidine phosphatase family protein: protein MLIYVIRHGETDWNAARRLQGQKDIPLNEKGRGQAAANGAALSEFLGQEARAFDFVASPLSRTRETMERARAAMGLTPELYRTDDRLRELSFGDWEGRTLDEVGRFSPELLEEREKDKWAFVPPGDDAESYEILSWRIGAWLKDVVGPTVCVCHGGVIRSLFRIVGDVSPEEAAERPIPQDNILRLDPTEGTIGWIV from the coding sequence TTGCTGATATACGTCATCCGGCACGGTGAGACCGACTGGAACGCCGCCCGACGGCTGCAGGGCCAGAAGGACATTCCGCTGAACGAAAAGGGACGCGGCCAGGCCGCCGCAAACGGAGCGGCGCTTTCCGAATTTCTGGGCCAGGAGGCCCGCGCCTTCGATTTCGTCGCAAGCCCGCTGTCGCGCACGCGCGAAACCATGGAACGGGCGCGCGCCGCCATGGGCCTGACGCCCGAACTCTACCGCACCGATGACCGGCTGAGGGAGCTTTCGTTCGGCGACTGGGAAGGCCGCACGCTGGATGAAGTCGGCCGCTTCAGCCCGGAGCTCCTGGAAGAGCGCGAAAAGGACAAATGGGCCTTTGTGCCGCCCGGCGACGACGCCGAAAGCTACGAGATCCTCTCCTGGCGCATCGGCGCCTGGCTGAAGGACGTCGTCGGCCCTACAGTCTGCGTCTGCCACGGCGGCGTCATCCGTTCGCTTTTTCGCATCGTCGGCGACGTTTCGCCGGAGGAAGCAGCCGAACGGCCGATCCCGCAGGACAATATCCTGCGGCTTGATCCAACAGAGGGCACGATCGGCTGGATTGTTTAG